In Lactiplantibacillus pentosus, the sequence TCATGAAGTTTTCACCTCCTTAATTTAGTGTTATGATTATAACATATAAGACTTTAACAATCATTTAAACAGTCTTCATATCAATGATAAGGAGAATTCACATGAGTAAAAACAAAAGCCACTTAGACGGCACTATCTATGAACGGAACTACGTTTATAATTTTCATTTTCACCTAATATGGGTCACAAAATATCGAAACAAGGCATTCACAACGCCTCAACTTGTTTCAGATATGACAGCAATTCTACAACGAATCGCCAAACTTAATGAAGTTACCATCGAACAAATGGAGGTAATACCCGATCATGTTCACATGCTTATTAGTTTTAAGCCAAAGTATGCGCCAACGAATGTTGTCAAAGCATTCAAAGGCGCCTCTGCCCGAATGTTTTTCGATAAGCACCCGGAAATCAAAAAACAGAAATTTGGGGATGGCCACCTTTGGTCAAACAACTACTACATGAGTACACTTGGGAATATGAGTAAAGAAGTAATAGAATCATACATCAATAATCAAAGAAAAAACGCTTCACGGCGTTAACTATTAGGCATTCATCTGCCTGATTAAAATCAGGAGATTTCTGCCCTGTTTTCTATTAAAGCCATGACTTTTGCGTCAGAAGCACTATCAGTTGCAAGCCAACATGTCCGCCGTAATTAAGATAAGGCTAACTGTCGTGCGTGATTACAGTATGTCCTGATGGCCGCATTCGTGTTTTTTCACCTCAAAGAACCAGTCACAATAACAAGTGCGACCTGGCCTAAATCAATCATTTGAGGGCGTCATTATTCAGCAAATACCGACCCAACCTAATTTCCCTCGCGAAACCCGTTAACGTCCAATTGCTTTTTCCCGCCGGTGTGTTAAAATAATTCTCATTGGGAGGTGTCGGAAAATGATGAGACAACTAACGATTATTTTTTGGAGCGTGCTCTTCGGTGAAGTCATCGGTTATATCGGTGGCGCACTTGAACAATTAGACTATAAATATGGTCAAATTGGCATCGTCGCAGCAATATTTGCACTAATCGTTGTTAACGGTATCACCTACATTACTAATCATTCCCAACCCGCTAAAGGTTCAGAAAATAAGTAATCAAAAATTAACAAGCGGCCTGGATGATCAATGATC encodes:
- a CDS encoding YjzD family protein: MMRQLTIIFWSVLFGEVIGYIGGALEQLDYKYGQIGIVAAIFALIVVNGITYITNHSQPAKGSENK
- the tnpA gene encoding IS200/IS605 family transposase, giving the protein MSKNKSHLDGTIYERNYVYNFHFHLIWVTKYRNKAFTTPQLVSDMTAILQRIAKLNEVTIEQMEVIPDHVHMLISFKPKYAPTNVVKAFKGASARMFFDKHPEIKKQKFGDGHLWSNNYYMSTLGNMSKEVIESYINNQRKNASRR